A DNA window from Actinokineospora baliensis contains the following coding sequences:
- the purB gene encoding adenylosuccinate lyase, whose translation MTGAQQKPSIPNVLAGRYASPELAALWSPEAKVRLERELWLAVLAAQAELGIEVPAGVVEDYRRVLDTVDLGSIAERERVTRHDVKARIEEFNALAGHEHVHKGMTSRDLTENVEQLQVRRSLELVRVRVVAVLARLARLAAEHGDLVMTGRSHNVAAQATTLGKRFATAADELLVAFTRLDELIARYPLRGIKGPVGTAQDMLDLLGGDQDKLARLERGVAGHLGFDEHFVSVGQVYPRSLDFDVVTALVQLAAGPSSLAKTIRLMAGHELVTEGFKAGQVGSSAMPHKMNTRSCERVNGLAVILRGYASMTGELAGDQWNEGDVSCSVVRRVALPDAFFAIDGLLETLLTVLDEFGAYPAVIARELDRYLPFLATTKVLMASVQAGVGRETAHEAIKEHAVAVALAMRERGAADNDLLDRLAADARIPLDRAALDALLADRLPFTGVAGAQVAEVAKRVEVVLGRFPEAAAYAPGAIL comes from the coding sequence GTGACCGGAGCCCAGCAGAAGCCCAGCATCCCCAACGTCCTCGCCGGACGCTACGCCTCCCCCGAGCTGGCCGCGCTGTGGTCGCCGGAGGCGAAGGTCCGGTTGGAGCGCGAGCTGTGGCTGGCGGTGTTGGCCGCGCAGGCCGAGTTGGGCATCGAGGTCCCCGCCGGGGTCGTCGAGGACTACCGGCGCGTGCTCGACACCGTCGACCTGGGCAGCATCGCGGAGCGGGAACGGGTCACCCGCCACGACGTGAAGGCGCGGATCGAGGAGTTCAACGCGCTGGCCGGGCACGAGCACGTGCACAAGGGCATGACCTCGCGCGACCTCACCGAGAACGTGGAGCAGCTGCAGGTCCGCCGGTCGCTGGAGCTGGTGCGGGTCCGCGTCGTGGCCGTGCTGGCCCGCCTGGCCCGGCTCGCGGCCGAACACGGCGACCTGGTGATGACCGGCCGCTCGCACAACGTCGCCGCGCAGGCGACCACCCTCGGCAAGCGCTTCGCCACCGCGGCCGATGAGCTGCTGGTCGCCTTCACCCGCCTCGACGAGCTGATCGCGCGGTACCCGTTGCGCGGCATCAAGGGCCCGGTCGGCACCGCGCAGGACATGCTGGACCTGCTCGGCGGCGACCAGGACAAGCTGGCGCGGCTGGAGCGCGGCGTCGCCGGGCACCTCGGCTTCGACGAGCACTTCGTCAGCGTCGGGCAGGTCTACCCGCGCTCACTCGACTTCGACGTCGTCACCGCCCTCGTCCAGCTGGCCGCGGGCCCATCGAGCCTGGCCAAGACGATCCGGCTGATGGCCGGGCACGAGCTGGTGACCGAGGGGTTCAAGGCGGGCCAGGTCGGTTCGTCGGCCATGCCGCACAAGATGAACACGCGCTCGTGCGAGCGGGTCAACGGCCTGGCGGTCATCCTGCGCGGGTACGCCTCGATGACCGGCGAACTCGCGGGCGACCAGTGGAACGAGGGCGACGTGTCCTGCTCGGTCGTGCGCCGGGTCGCGCTGCCGGACGCCTTCTTCGCCATCGACGGTCTACTTGAGACGTTGCTCACCGTGCTCGACGAGTTCGGCGCCTACCCCGCGGTGATCGCCCGCGAGCTCGACCGGTACCTGCCGTTCCTGGCCACCACCAAGGTGTTGATGGCCTCGGTGCAGGCCGGGGTCGGCCGCGAGACCGCGCACGAGGCGATCAAGGAGCACGCGGTCGCGGTCGCGCTGGCCATGCGCGAGCGGGGCGCCGCGGACAACGACCTGCTCGACCGGCTCGCCGCCGACGCCAGGATCCCGCTCGACCGCGCCGCCCTCGACGCGCTGCTGGCCGACCGGCTGCCGTTCACCGGGGTGGCGGGCGCGCAGGTCGCCGAGGTCGCCAAGCGGGTCGAGGTCGTGCTCGGCCGGTTCCCCGAGGCGGCGGCCTACGCGCCCGGCGCCATCCTGTAG
- a CDS encoding TetR/AcrR family transcriptional regulator has protein sequence MTTASTPKGERRRHALVVAAVELLIEGGFDAVRHRAVAERAGLPLASTTYYFESLDELIAAAIEHHGSAELARGRARLEALTEPPRGGEHLVELMLDQLLGPVVGNDAEAVLLRYERLVATGRRPHLRPLMLDLGAELRALLLDTAARAGAEIDAARLEQLIALVDGAVVNALIEVNPDPRAAARRMLREALA, from the coding sequence ATGACCACCGCCAGCACGCCCAAGGGCGAGCGCCGCAGGCACGCGCTCGTCGTGGCCGCCGTGGAGCTGCTCATCGAGGGCGGCTTCGACGCGGTGCGCCACCGCGCCGTCGCCGAGCGGGCGGGGCTGCCGCTGGCGTCCACCACGTACTACTTCGAGTCGCTCGACGAGCTGATCGCCGCCGCCATCGAGCACCACGGCAGCGCCGAGCTGGCCAGGGGCCGCGCCCGGCTGGAGGCGCTGACCGAGCCGCCGCGCGGTGGTGAGCACCTCGTCGAGCTGATGCTCGACCAGCTCCTCGGTCCGGTCGTCGGCAACGACGCCGAAGCCGTTCTGCTGCGCTACGAACGCCTCGTCGCCACCGGCCGCCGTCCCCACCTGCGGCCGCTGATGCTCGACCTCGGCGCCGAGCTGCGCGCGTTGTTGCTGGACACCGCCGCCCGCGCCGGGGCCGAGATCGACGCCGCCCGGCTGGAGCAGTTGATCGCCCTGGTCGACGGCGCGGTGGTCAACGCGCTCATCGAGGTCAACCCGGACCCGAGGGCGGCGGCGAGGCGAATGCTGCGCGAAGCCCTCGCGTAA
- a CDS encoding SigE family RNA polymerase sigma factor, which produces MDQREEQEFAEYFTARRDAVRRTAYLLCGDWHRADDLTQTAFVALHRRWRKIRDRGALDAYVRRSVLRAMIDETRRPWRRERHVDAVPEQATTDTDVGESVATRSALVDGLAKVPPRQRAVLVLRFLEGLDVAGTAQALKCSEGTVKSQTARGLATLRDVLGDAVDDLRSTS; this is translated from the coding sequence GTGGACCAGCGCGAGGAGCAGGAGTTCGCGGAGTACTTCACGGCACGGCGCGACGCCGTGCGCAGAACCGCGTACCTGCTCTGCGGTGACTGGCACCGGGCGGACGACCTCACCCAGACGGCGTTCGTCGCGTTGCACCGCAGGTGGCGCAAGATCCGGGACCGCGGGGCCCTGGACGCCTACGTCCGCCGGTCGGTGCTGCGCGCGATGATCGACGAGACCAGGCGGCCGTGGCGGCGGGAGCGCCACGTCGACGCGGTCCCCGAGCAGGCCACCACCGACACCGACGTCGGTGAGTCGGTGGCGACCCGCTCGGCGCTGGTGGACGGGCTGGCCAAGGTGCCACCGCGGCAGCGGGCCGTGCTCGTCCTGCGGTTCCTCGAAGGGCTCGACGTCGCCGGGACGGCCCAGGCGCTGAAGTGCTCGGAGGGGACCGTGAAGAGCCAGACCGCTCGCGGCCTGGCGACGCTGCGCGACGTGCTCGGCGACGCCGTGGACGACCTGCGGTCGACTTCGTGA